From a single Brassica oleracea var. oleracea cultivar TO1000 chromosome C5, BOL, whole genome shotgun sequence genomic region:
- the LOC106293484 gene encoding uncharacterized protein LOC106293484, with amino-acid sequence MSERESLAITGQTPHVLLSRIKLERCIYDVRRRRTKTEPPSHHRRTDRIHTVVSRKPLEEPVMSPESRDIRRSYQPPSSTVIQTVLAKCCLLCYLPQVTYIPQTYNVSLHVCSLILCQPRLGVARASLRRMAYEDIIGTHAFNTINNTKTPFSVLLVETNPLPPGRFVIHFQYWLR; translated from the exons ATGTCAGAGAGAGAGAGCCTCGCCATCACTGGTCAAACGCCTCACGTGTTGTTGTCTCGCATCAAACTCGAGAGATGTATATATGACGTGAGGAGGAGGCGCACAAAGACGGAGCCACCGTCTCACCACCGCCGCACCGATCGGATCCATACTGTTGTTAGCCGCAAGCCATTGGAGGAGCCAGTCATGTCACCGGAGAGTCGTGATATCCGGAGATCGTACCAGCCACCGTCATCAACCGTTATCCAAACCGTATTAGCTAAGTGTTGCCTCCTTTGTTACTTGCCACAAGTAACATATATACCACAAACCTATAATGTGTCCTTGCATGTGTGTAGTTTAATCTTGTGCCAACCTAGACTTGGAGTTGCTCGTGCATCACTAAGAAGGATGGCGTATGAAGATATTATTGGAACACATGCATTCAACACCATTAATAATACGAAGACACCTTTTAGTGTGTTGTTAGTCGAGACAAATCCACTCCCTCCCGGGCGTTTCGTGATCCATTTCCAATATTGGCTAAG ATGA